Part of the Pedobacter roseus genome is shown below.
TTTGGTTCGGAGTTCCTCAAGTGTGGCTAAAGATTGTTTGATGATATCGTCCATTTTCTGTGTATCCCTACGCAGGTTGTTTTGGGCGATTTCAAAAAGTCCTTTTTCAGCCTGATCCAATAAGTCGAAAATATCTGTGGTATCTTCGTAAGCATTGGTAATAATTTCTGTGGAGATTCTGATCAGTTCGCGCTGGATATATTTTTGAGAAATAATCCTCGCGTGAAATTCAATATTAGCTGCAGAAGCAACACGATTGGTTAAATGCGTAATGTAATAAGCGCCACCCACCATTTCTAAAGATCCCAGGGTACGCAGCTCCGAGGTTACGGTTAAAATATCTACCGGTTTCGATTTCTGGAATAAAATATGGATCGCTTCAAAGATTTTCTGGTGAGCGATATTATAAAAAACTTCAGGCTTCAAAACATCGATAACAGCAGATAGGGCATCTTTTTCGAGCATCAATGCACCTAAAACGGCTTCTTCCAGGTCTAATGCCTGTGGGGGATTTTTCCCTGTGAACTTATGGTATTGCTTAATCTGCTTTTTCTAGCAGTCATACTGTTCTTTCCGCCTTGTTCATTATCGATACTCATTCAACAAAAGTAATCAAATTTTGACGGGGTTGTTTGAATTAGTTACTAGTTGTTTGTTAACAAATTGAAGTATAATCAGATTAAATTTTTGAAGGTTTTATAAAGCTTTGAAAATTTTTAAACAATTAAATGTTAATAAGGAGGATAATAGATTAGGGCTAAAACATTTATTTGAATACTTTTGCCTAACAATTTCAAAACATGGATAATTTTAGAAGACCGCAACGCGCAAAAGAGAATAATGAGTTTGTATTTGGTATAAGGGCCGTAATAGAAGCCATTAAAGCAGGAAGAGATATTGAAACCATTTACCAGCAACGCGGTTTAGGCGGCGAATTATTTTTGGAGTTGAAAGCACTTTTAAAAGATACACTGATCCCCTTAAATTCGGTTCCTGTAGAAAAACTGAACCGGATGTCGCAGAAAAACCATCAGGGTGTAATTGCGGTGATTTCTCCGATAACTTATCAAAACATTGAAGACATTGTTCCGGCGGTTTTCGAAAAAGGAGAGGTGCCCTTAATATTGGTTTTGGATAGTGTAACCGATGTGCGTAATATGGGTGCAATTGCCCGTACAGCTGCATGTGTGGGCGTTCATGCCATTGTGGTGCCCTTAAAAAACGCTGCGCAGATCAATGCTGATGCCATTAAAACTTCGGCAGGAGCATTGTTTAATATTCCTATATGCCGTCATAGCAATCTGCATAAAACCTGTCTGTTTTTACAAGAAAGTGGTTTGCAGATTGTAGCCTGTACTGAAAAAACAAACGATTTTATTTATGCTCCTGATTATACCATGCCAACCGCAATTGTAATGGGATCGGAAGATGAGGGTATTTCAAATGAACTTTTACGTGTGGCAGATCATCTGGCTAAAATACCAATGGCGGGCAAAATTGAATCCCTTAATGTTTCTGTTGCGGCAGGCGTAATTTTATACGAAGCGGTTAGACAGCGTGGGATGTAAAATGGAAGATGGGAAATTGATGTAAAAGGGAAAATGTAAGATGGATAATGGCAACGATGCTACATCATCCATCTTACATATCATATCGTCCATCTTTATATAAACTTATTGCCAAAACGTGATTTAACCTCTGCAACAAATTCTTTAACACGTTGTTCTTCGTCTCTGGGGCAGATCATCAGCATATTGTTGTTTTCTACAACAATATAATCGTGCAATCCTTGTAAGATCACCAGTTTATCTTTCGGTACATTTACCATGCAGTTTGACGAATCGAACATAATTACCTGTTCTGAAGGAATAACGGCATTACCTACATAATCTTTTTCGGCCATCTCGTAAATAGAAGCCCAGGTACCTAAATCAGACCACCCAAAATCGGAAGGAAGCACATAAACATTATCCGCCTTTTCCATAATGCCAAAATCGATTGAAATATTGGTGCATTGCAGATAAGCATTATTGATAAATGTTTTTTCGTTCTCAGTATTAAGTTCCGACCGGCCTAAATTGAATATTTCATACATATCAGGCAGGTGTTTCTCAAAAGCACTTAAAATTGTTTTTGCCGACCAGATAAAAATTCCGGCATTCCATAAAAAATCGCCGCTTTGCAAAAATGATTTTGCTAAGTCGAGATTTGGTTTTTCAGTAAAGGTTTTAACTTTATGTAAATCGGTATCGGTATTGAGCACATAATCAGTATGTTGGATGTAGCCGTAACCTGTATCCGGGCGATTTGGTTTAATGCCTAAAGTGATTAAACAGTCGTTTTTAGATGCTGCATCCAACGATTGCTCAATAGATGCTACAAAGCCATCAATATCGGCAATGGTATGATCGGAAGGCGCTACCACAATGGTTGCATTGGGATTTAATTCTGCAATTTTTAAACTGCCGTAAGCAATGCAGGGCGCTGTATTTCTCAGTAGCGGCTCAGCCAGAATTTGATTTGGACTTAATTGTGGCAGCTGCTCTTTTACCAGGTCCGAATAAATTTCATTCGTAACTATAAAAATATTTTCTGGGAGACAAATTTTTAAAAACCTTTCATACGTACTTTGTATTAAAGTTTTACCTACACCGAAAAAATCGATAAATTGTTTTGGATATTCTGTTCTGCTTACCGGCCAAAAGCGACTTCCGACGCCACCGGCCATAATTAATGCATAATAATTTTTATTCATTTTTTATTTTAAAAATTACACAATGCCTTCGTTAAGGAGATCGTGTAAGTGGATGATGCCAAAGTAAGTATTTTGTTCTAGAACTAACAATTGTGTTATATTGTTTTGTTTAATAATGTCTAAGGCATCAACTGCCAAAGCATCAAATTGTATGCTTTTCGGGCTTTTTCCCATAATATCTTCAGCTGTTAAACCAGCTATAGAATTATTGTTTTCCAACATTCTTCTGATATCGCCATCGGTAATAATACCCAATACGTGGTTAGCTGAGTCAATAACAGCAACAGCACCCAAACGGTTTTTACTAATTTCAATCAGTACATCTTTTACTGAGGCAGTAGGGCTTATGGAAGGTTTTTCGTTTGCTAAGGCTAAATCTCTTGCTTTTAAATAAAGCTTTTTACCCAGCGATCCACCTGGATGGTATTTTGCAAAATCTGCTTCGTTAAATTCCCTACATTCGAGCAGACAGATAGCCAATGCATCGCCCAATGCCAATTGCGCAGTGGTACTGGTGGTAGGAGCTAAGTTATGCGGACAAGCTTCTTTTTCGAATGATGTATTTAAAATCAGATCAGCCTGCTCAGCCAAAAATGAATTCAACTCGCCAACCATCCCAATTAAAAGATTGTTAGCAGTTTTTAGCAATGGAACCAAAACTTTAATTTCTGGGGTATTTCCGCTCTTTGATAAACAAATCACAATATCATCCACCTGGATCATACCCAAATCGCCGTGGATGGCATCAGCAGCATGCATAAAAATAGCAGGGGTACCCGTCGAATTAAAAGTAGCCACAATTTTTTGTGCAATGATAGCACTTTTCCCGATACCTGTTACAATTACCCGTCCTTTACCCTGTAAAATACTCGATACGACTTTTTCAAAATCGTCATTGATATTCCTGGCAACATTTAATATTGCTGCTGCTTCTAGCTCTAATGTGCTTACAGCCGATTGAATTATTGATTTTTTACTTTTCAAAGAGAAAATAATTGTCTGTTAATACTTGAAATTCTTGTAAAATTATGTTATTTTGGATACAAAAATAGCATCGCATATTTTATTACACAAAATGGACGTGAAAAAGTCGTTATTTGATAACCTACAAAATTTCTTCGGGTTTGACAATTTCAAGGGTGATCAGGAGTCGATCATAACAAATATTTTAGAAGGCAATAACACTTTTGTTATTATGCCAACAGGTGGAGGGAAGTCTATTTGCTATCAGTTACCCGCTTTAATGAGCGAGGGAACAGCAATTGTTATTTCTCCATTAATTGCATTGATGAAAAACCAGGTAGACCAATTAAGGGCTTTTGGTGGAAATGACAGTATTGCACATTTTCTTAATTCATCCCTAAATAAATCTGAAATTACTCAAGTAAAATCTGATCTTTTAAGCGGTCAGACCAAATTATTGTATGTTGCGCCCGAATCCCTGGCGAAACAGGACAATATTGAATTTTTGAATCTGATTAAAATCTCCTTTGTCGCAGTTGACGAGGCGCATTGTATCTCTGAATGGGGGCACGATTTCAGACCAGAATACCGTAAAATCAAGCAGGTTATTGCAGGTTTGGGAGATAATATTCCAATTATAGCATTAACTGCTACTGCTACGCCAAAGGTTCAGCAGGATATTATGAAGAACCTGGGAATGACCGAAGCAACGTTGTTCAAATCGTCGTTTAACAGACCGAACTTGTTTTACGAAATTCGCCCTAAACGTGATATTACTAAAGAGATTATCAAGTATATAAAATCAAATCCAGGCAAATCAGGAATTATTTATTGCCTCAGCCGTAAAAAGGTAGAGGAAGTAGCAGAAGCCCTGAACCTGAATGGAATTAGTGCTTTACCTTACCATGCGGGTTTAGACCCAAAAGTGCGTGCCGAAACGCAGGATAAATTTTTGATGGAAGATGCCGAGGTTATTGTTGCCACCATTGCCTTTGGTATGGGGATCGATAAACCGGATGTACGCTTTGTAATCCACCACGATGTGCCTAAAAGCATGGAAGGCTACTATCAGGAAACGGGTAGGGCTGGTCGCGATGGTGGCGAGGGTGTGTGTATCGCTTTTTACTCTCAAAAAGATGTAGATAAGCTGGCTAAGTTTATGAAAGATAAACCGGTTTCGGAACGAGAAATTGGTACACAGATATTAAAAGAAGTGATCGATTATGCGGAGTCTGGCGTTTGCAGGCGTAAGCAGATTCTTCATTATTTTGGCGAAAACTTTAACGAAACAGGTTGTAACTGCATGTGCGATAATTGCAAAAAACCTAAAAAACAGTTTGATGCCGAAAACCAATTGTCGACCGTATTAAAGTTTATAGAAAAATCGGGAGAAAAATTTGATGATGCTCACTTACTGAACGTTTTTTTAGGTTTAGAAACTGCACAAACCATTGCCTACGAGCACAGTAAAGTACCCGAATTTGGTATTGGCAAGGAAGATGGTGAGTTAATGTGGAAATCAATTATCCGCCAGGCGGTGCTAAATAATTATCTCTATAAGGATATTGACAATTACGGTTTATTAAAATTAACCAAACAGGGAAGAGACTTTATCGTAAATCCTTACAGCCTTAAATTTATATTAAACGAGCCGATTGAAAGTGGTGCCGACGATGACGATGATGATGTAAAACAGGGCACTGGTGCTTTAGATACCCACCTTTTATCATTGCTTAAAGATTTACGCAAGAAAATTGCGAAGCAGAAAAGCGTTCCGCCATTTGTTGTTTTCCAGGATCCATCTTTAGAAGAAATGTGCACGCATTATCCGATTACAATGGAAGAACTTCGCCAGATTTCGGGTGTAGGTTCTGGTAAAGCCATGAAATTCGGAAGCCCTTTTATCGAATTGATTAAAAAATACGTGGAGGATAACGATATCGAGCGTCCGATTGACCTGATTATTAAGACCCAGGCCAATAAATCGCAGATGAAGGTTTCTATTATCCAAAATATCGACAGACAGATTGGTTTAGAGGATATTGCGGATTCAAAAGGCATTACTTATGAAGAAATCCTTAAAGAAGTAGAATCAATTGTAAACTCTGGTACTAAACTTAACCTGAATTATTTCATTGATGAAGTAATTGATGATGATCGCCAGGATGAAGTTTTCGATTATTTCAGGGCGGCAGAAAGCGATTCTATAGACGAAGCACTAAACGAATTAGGCGAAACCGATTACACCCGCGAAGAAATTCAACTGATGCGGATTAAATTCATGTCAGAACTAGGAAATTAAAAATTAGACGTGAGATATGAGAAGTTAGATTTGAGATAAACTCACATCTCATGTCTCACATCTCATGTCCCACATCTCAACTATGCTAAACTATTTAGATAAATTAAAAAATACAGATTCAGGAAATTTCTTTTTAATGGCTGGTCCATGCGCTATTGAGGGCGAGGATATTGCCATGAGGATCGCTGATAAGATTATAACTATTACCGATAAACTACAGATCCCCTATATTTTTAAAGGTTCGTACCGGAAAGCAAACAGAAGTAAAGGAAGTTCTTTTACAGGAATTGGCGATGAGAAAGCCTTGCGGATTTTAGAAAGAATCGGCAGAGAATTTGGTGTACCAACCGTTACCGATATTCACGAAAGTGGCGAAGCGGCAATGGCGGCAGCTTATGTTGATGTATTGCAGATACCTGCGTTTTTGTGTCGCCAAACTGATTTATTGATTGCTGCTGCCGAAACCGGAAAAGTGGTGAATGTCAAAAAAGGTCAGTTTCTTTCTGCAGGTTCAATGAAATTCGCCGTTGAGAAAGTAAAAGAAGCAGGCAACAACAAGGTAATTTTAACGGATAGAGGTAATACCTTTGGTTACCAGGATTTAATAGTTGATTACCGTGGTTTACCTGAAATGCAAAGTTTTGGTGTTCCTGTGGTGATGGATTGTACGCATTCATTACAACAGCCTAATCAAAGCAGTGGCGTTACCGGTGGTAAACCCGAATTGATTTCTACCATTGCCAAAGCTGCGATTGCTGTGGGCGCTGATGGTTTATTTATCGAAACTCACCCTGATCCTGCAAATGCGAAGTCAGATGGAGCAAATATGTTACACTTAGATCTGTTGGAAGAAACTTTAACCAAACTGATCCGAATCAGACAAGCCATACTATAATTTTGAACAATCCGAAAGTATTTCTCACTGCCGAATGGCGAAAACTTGCTTTAGCACAATATGCTGTAGACAAAGAAATACTTTCGAAATATTTACCTCCAAATACCGAACTGGAGGACTGGCAAGGCAAATATTATGTGAGTTTAGTTGGTTTTATGTTTCTTGATGTAAAACTTCTTGGATTTAACATCCCCTTTCATACCAATTTTGAAGAGGTTAATTTAAGGTTTTACGTCAAATTTAAAGATGGCGAAACGTGGAAACGGGGAGTGGTGTTTATTAAAGAATTTGTGCCCAGCCATTACCTTTGTAGCCAATACCATTTATAAAGAGAATTACCAGACTTTTCAAATGAAACACGTTTGGACTGAAGAAGAAAATCAGCTCGAAGTAGATTATTCGTGGAAAAATAAAAACTGGCATAACTTTTCTGTAACCGCTGGCTCGAAAGCTGAAGAAATTTTAATTGGCAGCGAAGAAGAATTTATTACCGAACATTATTGGGGTTATACTAAAATTGGTGCTAACAGGACTTCCGAATATGGTGTTGAACACCCGCGCTGGCAGGCTTATCCAGTAAAAAATTATAAAATCAATGTTGATTTTGGAATTAATTATGGAAGCGATTTTGCTTTCCTAAATCAAGCCAAACCAGATTCTGTAATACTTGCAGAGGGATCAGCAATCAGAGTATTAAAAGGGAAGAAATTTTAGTTTTTCCAAGCATTGTTGTCATTCTGAATACAATGAAGAATCTTTATTAAACGGTTTTGCAGTCTCTGTTTTATTGGTAAGGGATTCTTCCCTACGTTCAGAATGACAGTAATTAGAAAAGCTAAATCTTAGTAATCACAAATGATGTCCTTCTATTGTTTTTTCTGCCCAATTCTGTTTTATTATCAGCAATGGGTTTACTTGCTCCAAAACCTTTGAATGTAAGTCTTTTAGCGTCAATACTGTGTTTGATCAGATATTCATAAACGGCATTTGCACGGTTAAATGAGAGTTTTTCATTCAACTTATCATCTCCAACATTGTCGGTATGGCCCTGAATTTCGATCTGAACAGTTTCATTTTGATTCAGGAAATCAATTAATAGGTCAAGTTCCCGGACAGAAGCGGGCAAAAGGTTAAATTTATTGGTGTCGAAAAATATATTTCTCAACGTAACATTGCCGCCCTGCTTTATTTTTTCGATGTATACTTCAATCTGATAAGGTTTATTGATATCTCCGGTTCTAAGCTCGAAGTTTTCGGAGTAAAACATATAACCTTCCGCATTTACATTGAACAGATAATCGCTACCCACTGGCATTACAGCTAAAAACTGACCGGTTTCAGGATCGGTGTAGTCATCAAAAACCGTTTTATTGCTTTTTAAATCCACTACCTGTACGTTACTTTCAATGGTTTTTTTGGTATCCTTATCCCTTACAATTCCTTTTACATAAGAAACTTTTAATGGCTTGGCTGTCTCTGGTATACCAAAACTATAGATATCCTGCAAGCCAAAACCACCTTTTAAATTTGAAGAGAACAATCCAAAATTTCCATCGGCACTGACTACCAAACCACTTTCATCTTCGAAGGAATTGATCGGATAGCCCATATTAACAGGTTTTTGCCATTTACCGTCGTTATCCATCCGGCTGTAAAAAATGTCCTTATTCCCAAATCCAGGCCATCCATCTGAAGAGAAATATAAGGTTCGCCCATCAGCATGAAGGAAAGGGGTATTCTCATCGTATATCGTATTGATATCAGGGCCAAGGTTTATCGCTTGTCCCCATTTGGCATCATCCGTGATGGTGCTTTTCCAAATATCGTATCCTCCTGATCCGCCAGGCCGGTTACTGATAAAATACAGTGTTCTGCCATCCGGACTGATTGCAGGTTGCGATTCCCAATATTCCGAATTAACAGGCTTCCCGATGTTATAAGGTTCACCCCAATCTTTTCCCTCACGATGCGAAACGTAAATATCGCACCGGCCTAAACCATCCGGACGGTTACAACCAGTAAAAAATAAATATTTACCGTCCGGAGAGATCGTTTGTGCGCCCTCATTGAACCGGGTAGTGTTTATTTTGCTGGATAAAGGAGTTGCGGCATCCCATTTATTGTTTTTAAGCTGCGATGTCCAGAAATCTTCATTTCCATTCATTTGGCGGGTAAAAACCAATGTTTCACCATCGGCGGTTAAAGCAGGGAAATACTCTGCATCTGTGGTATTTACACCTTCGCCCAAATTTGTTGGCGTATATTTTACAGTTTTTTTTATCGCTGTAGAGGCAAAATCACAATCTAAAAGATATTTTTTTGCTTTTTTAGCGCGATCGGAGGTAGCATCTTGAGCTAAAAATTCTTCGAAATGCTGTTTTGCCTTTACATAATCCTGTGTAGCAAATTCGGTTTCGGCCAGACCATAAATTACAGCAGGAGCTATAGTTTTATTAATGAGTATGGCCTTTTCGTAGGCTGTTTTAGCTTCCGTATATTTTTTTTGTGCTTTATAAACGCCAGCGAGCACAATATAAGCATTCTGAAATAACGGATCAGCTTCAACCGCACTTTTTAGTACTTGCTCGGCAGCAACATAATCCAGCTTATCAATCAATGGACCTGCTTTTTCAAAAGAAACCTGAGCTTTTTTATTCGGGGAGCTTTGCCCAAAACAATAGTTGCTCAATATGCTAAAGAAAAGGACTAAGAGAAATTTCATTACATTAACATTTGGTTATAAAGCTAATGTATTGTTTTTAAGGAATATTTAAAAATTTGTGCGTTTGCAAAGAAATTTCCCATTTCGGGTTAGCCATTACATAATCAATAATTAATGGTGTAATTTCTTTTGATTTAGACCACTCTGGCTGAAGATAAAGTTTACAGGTTGGCGATACCATCGCTGCATATTCTTCTGCCCATTTAAAATCGCTTTTATTAAACACGATCACCTTTAATTCGTGTGCATAAGGTGTAATATCTGGCCTTGGTGCTTTAAATTTCTTTGGTGATAAACAGATCCAGTCCCAATTGCCCGAAAGAGGGTAGGCTCCAGAGGTTTCTATAAAAGTTAAAATACCGCGCTCTTTTAATTTATTGGTCAGGTAATCCAGGTTGTAAATCAAAGGCTCACCACCGGTAATTACAACCGCTTTACCAGGAAACTGATCGGCATTTTCTACAATCACATCAGCTGGCGTAAGTGGGTGCATTTCGGCATCCCAGCTTTCTTTTACGTCGCACCAGTGGCAACCTACATCACAACCACCCAAGCGGATAAAATATGCCGCTTTTCCAGTGTTAAATCCTTCGCCCTGTATGGTGTAAAATTCTTCCATTAAAGGAAGTAATGTGCCGTCTTCTGGTATGTCTTGTTTCATTTTTGAGGATGCAAATATCTTAAAAAAATATGGTGATGTGGTTCCTCTTTCGAAATTTAATGGAAAGATGAAATAAGACTGATATTTATTTGCCGTATTTTAGCTTTATGAAGTGGTTTAAAGCATTAAATAATAATCAGATTCCTGGTCAAAATACCATTAAGACCATGGAGGTTGCCGGAAAACAGATCTGCTTAATCAATAATGATGATAAAATTATTGCAACTCAATCGCATTGTCCTCATGCTGGTGGCCATTTTAGTGGTGGCTGGTGCAAAAATGGGAACCTCGTTTGCCCGATTCACCGGTTCGAGTATAGTTTAACCACCGGGAGAGGAGCAGAAGGACAGGGAGATTATATCAATATCTATCCTACGGAATTACGCGAAGACGGGCTGTACATCGGTTTCGAAGAAAGTTGGTGGAGTAAATTGTGGGGTTGATTAGTATATCGGTTTAACTGGTTAATTGTTTAAATCGGTTAACTGTTTTTTAACGCTCAACAAAAAAAACGTCATCTCGACCGGAGCATCGCGGAGTTGAGGGATCTATTTGTTTATCTTCTATCATCCATTTTATATCATCAAAGATCCTTCACTGCGTTCAGGATGACAGATAGGGCAGTATAAACTTTCTATTTGTGCCTTCGTGCCTTTGTGGTCTAAAACATATGTTATCTAAAACCTATGTTGTCTAAAATAGGCAGGTGGCTTTCAAAACGCTAAACAAAAAAAGCGACCCATAAATGAACCGCTTTTCTACTTTAGTCTTTCAGCTTTACCTTTAGACTTAAGAATATATTTCTTTTCTGGCTGATGCCAATGTATTTTTCAATAAACCCACAATGGTCATCAATCCAACACCACCTGGAACAGGGGTAATGTATAAAGCTTTAGGTGCTACATTTTCGAAATCAACATCGCCATATAATTTGAAACCAGATTTTGTTTCTGTAGAATTTTCGCGGTTAATACCCACGTCGATAATAATCGCTCCTGGCTTAACCATATCAGCAGTAACGAAGTTCTTTTTGCCAATTGCAGCAATCACAATATCCGCCTGAAGAACCTGCTCTTTTAAATCTTTAGTACGCGAGTGGGTAAGCGTTACTGTGCAGTTACCAGGGTTAGCATTACGTGCCATTAAAATACTCATCGGGCTACCCACAATGTTACTACGGCCAACCACTACACAATGCATACCGGTAGTATCGATGCCATATTCTTGCAGCATCAATAAAATACCATAAGGTGTTGCCGGAATAAAGCATGGTAAGTTACGCATCATCCTGCCTAAGTTTACCGGGTGGAAACCATCAACATCTTTACGGTGATCGATTTTTTCGGTTACTTTTTCAGGATCGATATGTTTCGGGAGCGGTAATTGAACAATTAATCCATCTACATCATCATCCTGATTAATTTCTTTAATTTTAGCCAATAATTCTGCTTCGGTTACAGCATTATCGTAGCGATGAAGCGAAGATTTAAAACCAACTTTTTCGCAGTTTTTCATCTTGCTGGCCACATAAGTTTCGCTACCACCATCGTTACCGACTAAAATGGCAACTAAATGTGGTTTGCGGCCTGTTTTATTTAAAAATTCAGCAGCTTCTTCTGCAATCTGAACTTTAACTTTTTCTGATACGTATTTACCGTCTAATAGTTTCATTTTTTGAGATGTGAGATACCAGATATTAGATTTGAGATCAGAGAGCTCTAGTCTCACGTCTCAAATCTAACATCTCAAATCTTATTTAATCTAATTTCAAAACCGCCATAAATGCACTTTGTGGAATTTCTACATTTCCAACCTGGCGCATGCGTTTCTTACCTTTTTTCTGTTTTTCCAATAATTTACGTTTACGGGAAATATCACCACCATAACATTTTGCAGTAACATCTTTACGTAAAGCACTCAGTGTTTCGCGGGCAATAACTTTAGCACCGATAGATGCCTGAATCTTAATTTCGAACTGTTGACGTGGGATTAATTCTCTTAATTTCTCACAGATTTTCTTTCCAAAATCATAAGCATTACTGCGGTGAATTAAAGATGATAATGCATCAACGGGCTCGTCATTGATTAACATGTCTAAACGAACCAAATCTGATTTACGATAACCAATCTGATGGTAATCGAAAGAGGCGTAACCTTTAGAAATCGTTTTCAATTTATCATAGAAATCGAATACAATTTCGCCCATTGGCATTTCAAAAACCAACTCAACTCTATCAGATGTTAAGTATGATTGATTTACAATTGTTCCCCTTTTCTGAATACAAAGTGACATTACAGGGCCAACAAAATCAGCTTTGGTAATTATGTTAGCTTTTATAAATGGTTCTTCAACAGAATCTAATTTACTTGGGTCGGGTAAATCAGATGGATTATTTACAAAAATTTCATCGCCTTTGGTTGTATGAGCAATGTAAGATACGTTGGGAACGGTAGTGATTACCGTCATGTCGAATTCACGCTCTAAACGCTCCTGAATAATTTCCATGTGCAACATGCCCAGGAAACCGCAACGGAAACCAAAGCCTAGTGCCGCAGAACTTTCAGGTTCGAAAACAATAGATGCATCATTTAGTTGCAACTTGTGCATTGCTTCGCGTAATTCTTCAAACTCATCAGTATCAACAGGGTAAATACCTGCGAAAACCATTGGTTTTACCTCTTCAAATCCCTGAATTGAATCTAACGATGGTCTTGCAGTAGTCGTAATTGTATCACCAACTTTAACTTCGCGGGCTTCTTTAATACCTGAAATAATGTAACCCACATCCCCGGTTTTAACCACATTACGTGGCGACATATCAAGCTTTAAGATACCTACCTCATCAGCCAGGTATTCTTTTCCGGTATTGATAAATTTTACTTTATCACCTTTTTTAATTTCGCCGTTTACTACTTTATAGTAAGCAATAATCCCTCTGAACGAATTAAAAACAGAGTCGAAAATCAACGCTTGCAGTGGTGCTTCCGGATCGCCAACCGGGGCAGGAACACGGTCTACAATCGCCTGGATAATATCAGGGATTCCCATTCCGGTTTTACCCGAAGCCGGGATAATATCTTCACGCTTGCAGCCAATTAAATCAATAATCTGGTCTTTTACCTCCTCAGGCATTGCCCCAGGTAAGTCCATCTTATTTAAAATCGGGATAATTTCA
Proteins encoded:
- the recQ gene encoding DNA helicase RecQ, which gives rise to MDVKKSLFDNLQNFFGFDNFKGDQESIITNILEGNNTFVIMPTGGGKSICYQLPALMSEGTAIVISPLIALMKNQVDQLRAFGGNDSIAHFLNSSLNKSEITQVKSDLLSGQTKLLYVAPESLAKQDNIEFLNLIKISFVAVDEAHCISEWGHDFRPEYRKIKQVIAGLGDNIPIIALTATATPKVQQDIMKNLGMTEATLFKSSFNRPNLFYEIRPKRDITKEIIKYIKSNPGKSGIIYCLSRKKVEEVAEALNLNGISALPYHAGLDPKVRAETQDKFLMEDAEVIVATIAFGMGIDKPDVRFVIHHDVPKSMEGYYQETGRAGRDGGEGVCIAFYSQKDVDKLAKFMKDKPVSEREIGTQILKEVIDYAESGVCRRKQILHYFGENFNETGCNCMCDNCKKPKKQFDAENQLSTVLKFIEKSGEKFDDAHLLNVFLGLETAQTIAYEHSKVPEFGIGKEDGELMWKSIIRQAVLNNYLYKDIDNYGLLKLTKQGRDFIVNPYSLKFILNEPIESGADDDDDDVKQGTGALDTHLLSLLKDLRKKIAKQKSVPPFVVFQDPSLEEMCTHYPITMEELRQISGVGSGKAMKFGSPFIELIKKYVEDNDIERPIDLIIKTQANKSQMKVSIIQNIDRQIGLEDIADSKGITYEEILKEVESIVNSGTKLNLNYFIDEVIDDDRQDEVFDYFRAAESDSIDEALNELGETDYTREEIQLMRIKFMSELGN
- a CDS encoding mannose-1-phosphate guanylyltransferase; this encodes MNKNYYALIMAGGVGSRFWPVSRTEYPKQFIDFFGVGKTLIQSTYERFLKICLPENIFIVTNEIYSDLVKEQLPQLSPNQILAEPLLRNTAPCIAYGSLKIAELNPNATIVVAPSDHTIADIDGFVASIEQSLDAASKNDCLITLGIKPNRPDTGYGYIQHTDYVLNTDTDLHKVKTFTEKPNLDLAKSFLQSGDFLWNAGIFIWSAKTILSAFEKHLPDMYEIFNLGRSELNTENEKTFINNAYLQCTNISIDFGIMEKADNVYVLPSDFGWSDLGTWASIYEMAEKDYVGNAVIPSEQVIMFDSSNCMVNVPKDKLVILQGLHDYIVVENNNMLMICPRDEEQRVKEFVAEVKSRFGNKFI
- a CDS encoding KpsF/GutQ family sugar-phosphate isomerase — translated: MKSKKSIIQSAVSTLELEAAAILNVARNINDDFEKVVSSILQGKGRVIVTGIGKSAIIAQKIVATFNSTGTPAIFMHAADAIHGDLGMIQVDDIVICLSKSGNTPEIKVLVPLLKTANNLLIGMVGELNSFLAEQADLILNTSFEKEACPHNLAPTTSTTAQLALGDALAICLLECREFNEADFAKYHPGGSLGKKLYLKARDLALANEKPSISPTASVKDVLIEISKNRLGAVAVIDSANHVLGIITDGDIRRMLENNNSIAGLTAEDIMGKSPKSIQFDALAVDALDIIKQNNITQLLVLEQNTYFGIIHLHDLLNEGIV
- the kdsA gene encoding 3-deoxy-8-phosphooctulonate synthase; this encodes MLNYLDKLKNTDSGNFFLMAGPCAIEGEDIAMRIADKIITITDKLQIPYIFKGSYRKANRSKGSSFTGIGDEKALRILERIGREFGVPTVTDIHESGEAAMAAAYVDVLQIPAFLCRQTDLLIAAAETGKVVNVKKGQFLSAGSMKFAVEKVKEAGNNKVILTDRGNTFGYQDLIVDYRGLPEMQSFGVPVVMDCTHSLQQPNQSSGVTGGKPELISTIAKAAIAVGADGLFIETHPDPANAKSDGANMLHLDLLEETLTKLIRIRQAIL
- the rlmB gene encoding 23S rRNA (guanosine(2251)-2'-O)-methyltransferase RlmB encodes the protein MDNFRRPQRAKENNEFVFGIRAVIEAIKAGRDIETIYQQRGLGGELFLELKALLKDTLIPLNSVPVEKLNRMSQKNHQGVIAVISPITYQNIEDIVPAVFEKGEVPLILVLDSVTDVRNMGAIARTAACVGVHAIVVPLKNAAQINADAIKTSAGALFNIPICRHSNLHKTCLFLQESGLQIVACTEKTNDFIYAPDYTMPTAIVMGSEDEGISNELLRVADHLAKIPMAGKIESLNVSVAAGVILYEAVRQRGM